A single region of the bacterium BMS3Abin14 genome encodes:
- the prsA1_2 gene encoding foldase protein PrsA 1 precursor — protein sequence MNRKTFVILSIFLLAALTAGIFFLRENRPEPPIPATPAEKPVASVNGQVITVKTFQTKFTKFATRLHLPWKENTAAAKELKMSFLNKLIETELLLQEARMRNLTVTDDELNREINLLKEDYPKDTLDAALVQIGMKLDEWKSDRREKLLIDKVIEKEVDSVIHVSDDDVKAYYDSHKKDFKVPLMVKARQIVVATEAEAKSLRSRLLRGGNFAKIAEQFSLSPDAKQGGELGVFARGQMPEEFDKVVFRYRVGTISRVVHSPYGFHVFQVEDRIPPHTRSLKDATGEIRKNIFQSRQESFFHDWMDALKKGAKITIYPDNLQQGPQ from the coding sequence ATGAATAGAAAAACCTTTGTAATCCTTTCGATTTTCCTGCTCGCGGCTTTGACCGCCGGCATCTTTTTTCTACGGGAAAACCGTCCGGAGCCGCCGATTCCAGCCACACCCGCCGAAAAACCGGTCGCCTCGGTCAATGGACAGGTCATAACCGTCAAAACCTTTCAGACAAAATTCACCAAGTTCGCCACCCGCCTTCATCTGCCGTGGAAGGAAAACACCGCCGCCGCGAAAGAACTCAAAATGAGTTTTCTTAATAAACTCATTGAAACCGAGCTGCTGCTGCAGGAAGCCCGCATGCGGAATCTGACCGTGACCGACGATGAGCTCAACAGGGAGATCAACCTTCTCAAGGAGGATTATCCGAAGGACACCCTCGACGCAGCCCTGGTTCAGATAGGCATGAAACTTGATGAATGGAAGTCGGACCGGCGGGAAAAACTGCTTATCGACAAGGTCATAGAAAAGGAAGTGGACAGCGTCATCCACGTCAGTGACGATGATGTAAAGGCATACTACGACAGCCATAAAAAAGATTTCAAAGTCCCTCTCATGGTAAAAGCGCGGCAGATCGTTGTAGCCACGGAAGCAGAGGCTAAATCCCTTAGATCGAGGCTGCTTCGCGGGGGAAATTTCGCGAAAATTGCCGAACAGTTTTCCCTGAGCCCCGACGCCAAACAGGGTGGTGAGCTTGGCGTTTTCGCGAGGGGACAGATGCCCGAGGAATTTGACAAGGTAGTTTTTCGTTATCGGGTCGGCACCATCAGCCGGGTGGTCCACTCCCCGTACGGTTTTCATGTCTTCCAGGTGGAAGATCGAATCCCGCCCCACACTCGGTCCCTCAAGGACGCGACTGGGGAGATCAGGAAAAACATCTTTCAGTCAAGGCAGGAATCATTTTTTCACGATTGGATGGACGCGCTGAAAAAGGGGGCCAAGATAACGATCTATCCTGACAACCTTCAGCAGGGGCCGCAGTAA